In Bacillus toyonensis BCT-7112, a single window of DNA contains:
- a CDS encoding potassium channel family protein has product MSEKEKEFAVIGLGRFGGSICRELAQLGMEVMAIDSDEDKINEFANIASHAVIADSTDEMVLKSLGIRNFDHVVVAIGDNLNSSILTTLILKELGVKNITVKAQNDYHEKVLSKIGADHIVHPERDMGKRIANNIASSNVLDYLELSDEHSIVEIIANKKIDGHSLIELDIRAKFGLNIVAIKRGKEVIVSPRATENIQAGDILIVIGHDDEVDRFKHFLR; this is encoded by the coding sequence GTGAGTGAGAAAGAAAAAGAATTTGCTGTCATCGGGCTTGGGCGTTTCGGTGGAAGTATTTGCCGAGAACTAGCTCAATTAGGTATGGAAGTAATGGCAATTGATTCAGATGAGGATAAAATTAATGAGTTTGCAAATATAGCTTCACATGCTGTAATTGCAGATTCAACAGATGAGATGGTATTGAAAAGTCTCGGTATTCGTAATTTTGATCATGTAGTCGTTGCTATTGGAGATAATTTAAATTCAAGTATTTTAACAACGTTAATTTTGAAAGAGTTAGGTGTAAAAAATATTACTGTAAAAGCTCAAAATGACTATCATGAAAAAGTATTAAGTAAGATAGGTGCAGATCACATTGTACATCCAGAGCGTGATATGGGAAAACGGATTGCTAATAATATTGCATCAAGTAACGTATTAGACTATCTTGAGCTTTCAGATGAGCATAGTATTGTAGAGATTATTGCAAATAAAAAAATTGATGGGCACTCTTTAATTGAATTAGATATTCGTGCGAAGTTTGGATTGAATATTGTAGCAATTAAACGTGGTAAAGAAGTTATCGTCTCTCCTCGAGCTACGGAAAATATTCAAGCGGGGGATATATTAATTGTAATTGGTCATGATGACGAAGTAGATCGTTTTAAACACTTTTTAAGATAA